In Granulicella mallensis MP5ACTX8, the sequence CACCAGCTCACGGGCGATCCTATTTGGACATGACGGCAACATCGTCGGGATCGCGCAGCATGAATTCAAGCAGATCTACCCTGATGTCGGCTGGGTAGAGCACGATCCCTTCGACATCCTGACTTCGCAGTTGACCTCTGCCGTCGAAGTCCTGGGCAAGGCACGCGTGCGCCCACGGGATGTCGTTGCACTGGGAATCACGAACCAGCGCGAGACGACGATCGTCTGGGACCGGGAGACGGGCAAGCCGGTCTACAACGCCATAGTCTGGCAGGACAGGCGCGGAGCTCCTCTCTGCAAGAAGCTCGCCGATGACGGCGCGGAAGAGACCATCAGGAAGAAGACAGGCCTGCTCATCGATCCTTACTTCTCCGCCACCAAGATCGCCTGGATCCTCGACAACGTGCAGGGCGCCCGAGACCGGGCGAACCAGGGCAAGCTTGCTTTCGGCACGGTAGACGCCTGGCTGATCTGGAACCTGACCAGTGGCAAGCGGCACCTCACCGACCGCACGAACGCGAGCCGCACGATGCTCTACAACATCGTCGAGGATCGCTGGGACCAGGAGCTATTGAAGCTGCTGAACATTCCTGAGAGCATGATGCCGGAGGTCGGCTGGTCGAGCGAAGCCGTGGGCCACGTGACCACATCGCTTGGACTCGGAGATGTGGAAATAGCCGGCATTGCGGGCGACCAGCAGTCGGCGCTGTTCGGCCAGCTCTGTGTCTCTCCCGGCGACGCGAAGAACACCTATGGCACCGGCTGCTTCCTGCTGCAACACATCGGCGACAAGTTCACGCTCTCGAACGAACGGCTCATTACTACACTCGCCTGCAGCCCGAGCAAAAAGCTCGAGTACGCGATGGAAGGCAGTATCTTCGTGGGCGGCGCGGTTGTACAGTGGATGCGCGACAACATGCACTTCTTTTCCAAATCGTCGGACGTTGAGCGTGCTGCCGCCTCGGTTAAAGACGCGGACAAGGTTGTCTTCGTTCCCGCGTTCACCGGCCTGGGCGCTCCACACTGGGACCCTTATGCCAGCGGCATGATCATCGGCCTCCAGCGCAGCACCGAGATCGGCCACATCGCTCGCGCTGCCCTCGAAAGCATCGCCTTCCAGGTGGCCGACGTGATTCACGCTATGGACAAGGACACGAAACAACCGTTCCGGGAGCTTCGCGTCGATGGCGGTGCAGCCGCAAACGACATCCTGATGCAGTTCCAGTCCGACCTGCTTCAGCTTCCGATACGGCGCCCGGCAGTGCTGGAGACCACGGCCTCAGGAGCTGCATATCTTGCGGGGCTGGCGGTTAATTTCTGGGGAAGCACAGACGAGATCGCCAAGCTGCGAGGACCGGATACGATGTTTGAACCAAAGGCCGACCGAAAAGAGATGGATGCCCGTCAGGCCAAGTGGCAGGATGCAGTCAAACGCGCAGGTGGGTGGAACAAGGAGACGGCATGAAGCGCGAAGAGATGATCGCTCGCGTTCGCGAACGCAGCGAACCTTGGGATGTAATTGTGATCGGCGGCGGAGCTACCGGAGCTGGCGTCGCGGTAGATGCTGCGACCCGGGGATTCTCGGTCCTGCTGCTGGAGCGCGAAGACTTTGCGAAGGGTACCTCAAGCCGCAGCACCAAGCTAGTTCATGGCGGTGTGCGCTATCTGGAGCAAGGCAATGTGTCTCTCGTGATGGAGGCCCTTAAAGAGCGCGGCATCCTCCGTCAGAACGCACCCCATCTTGTTCACGATGTGCAGTTCGTCGTTCCGAACTACTCCTGGTGGGAGGCTCCCTTTTACGGAATCGGTTTGAAGATCTACGACCTGCTCGCCGGCAAATATGGATTCGGCAAATCCGAGCTTCTGTCCCGTGAAGAGACCTTGGAACGCCTGCCAACCTTGCGGCAGGACGGCCTACGTGGGGGTGTCATCTATCACGATGGTCAGTTCGACGACTCGCGCTTGTTGATTCACCTGATCGCAACCGCAGTCGACCACGGCGCAGTCGCGTTGAACTATGCTCCGGTCATCGAGCTGCAAAAAGACGCAGACGGCTTTGTCGATGGTGTGATCGCCGTCGACAGCGAGACCTCCGAACGCTTCACGCTACAGGCCCGCGTGGTCGTGAATGCCACCGGCATCTTTACCGACGAGATCCGGCGGATGGCCGATAAGCAGGCCGATACGATGGTCGCGCCCAGCCAGGGAATCCACCTGGTGCTCGACCGCTCTTTCCTGCGCGGTAACACAGCGGTGATGGTGCCCCATACCAGTGATGGCCGCGTGCTCTTCGCGATTCCCTGGCATGAACACACCGTTGTTGGAACGACCGACACGCCGATTGAGCACGCTTCCTATGAGCCTCTTCCCTTTGAGCAGGAGATCGAGTTTGTGCTCGAGACTGCCAGCGAATACCTGAGCCGGCCGCCAAAGCGTGAGGATGTTCTGAGCATCTATGTGGGCATTCGTCCCCTGGTGAAAGCAGGAGGCGAGGCCGGTAAGACTTCGGCGCTCTCTCGCGACCACACCATTCACATCGACCAATCAGGATTGCTGACGATCGTCGGCGGCAAGTGGACGACCTATCGCCATATGGCCGAAGATACTGTGAATCATGCCATTACGCTCGGCAAACTGGCCGACAGCCCCTGCGTGACGCACGACCTGCATATTCATGGCTACGCGGAAAACATCGACCCCCATGAGGGCTTGGCCGTCTACGGCTCTGACGCAGAGCATATCCGTCAGCTCGCGAAGGAACGTCCCGAACTAGCCAAACAACTTCATCCTGACTTGCCCTACATCGCGGCTGAAGTTGTCTGGGCAGCGAGGACGGAGATGGCGAGGTCGGTCGAAGATGTACTTGCGCGCAGAACGCGTGCCCTCTTCCTCAATGCCCATGCGGCCATCGCCATGGCCCCCGATGTGGCTTCTCTGCTTGCAGCAGAGTTTGGCAAAGACAAGGCCTGGGCTGAAGCAGAGGTAAAGAGTTTCAATCAACTGGCTAAACAGTACACGCTACAAAAGACAGAGGTATAGCAAATGCGTTCTCCTATGCTTGGCGAATTCATGGGTACGCTCATGATGATCCTGCTCGGTGATGGTGTGGTCGCCGGCGTACTGCTGAAGCGAAGCAAGGCGGAGAACTCCGGCTGGATGGTCATCACCACGGCCTGGGGTTTTGCAGTGCTCTGCGGAATCTTCACGGCAATCCTCTTTGGCAGCAACGATGCGCATCTGAACCCAGCGATCACCCTTGCCTTCGCCGTTGAAACTAACAACTATTCAAAGCTGCTGCCCTATGCTGTGGCACAGATTGCGGGCGGCTTCTGCGGCGGAGTGCTGGTGTGGCTCTTCTATCTCCCTCACTGGAAGATTACGGAAGATGCAGAAGCCAAGCGCGGTGTCTTCTGCACCGCGCCGGCAATAAGGAACTATCCCGCCAACCTGATCTCGGAGATCATCGCCACCTTTGTTCTGGTGATCGTTGCAGGCTCCATGAGCTCAAAGCTCGTCTTATCGAGCGGCGCTGCTGCCGGCCTGAGCCCGTACCTGATTAGCTGCCTGGTGTGGGGCATCGGACTTTCACTCGGCGGTACGACTGGCTATGCCATCAATCCGGCACGCGATTTCGGTCCACGTCTTGCTCATGCAGCACTGCCCATTGCAGGAAAGACTCACTCCGATTGGGCCTACTCCTGGGTTCCGATCATTGGCCCCGTCCTTGGCGCAAGCGCCGCTGGAATCGTACTACACCTGATCGGGGCTTAGCCCGAACTGCGCTTCCCTTATTCCACCCGCTTCAGGCTGGCAAAGAAAAGATCGCGCCAGTGGTGAATGTCGGCAGACTGAATCTGGTGACGCAAGCGCAGCATGCGCCTACGCTGCTCTTTCACCGGCATCTCAATGGCCTGTTTCAAAGCATTCGCTACTCCGACTTCGTCGTACGGATTGACGAGGATCGCGCCAGTCTTCAACTCCGGCGCAGCTCCCGCAAACTCACTCAGAATCAGTACCCCATCGTCCTCCACGTGCGCCGCGCAATACTCCTTGGCTACAAGATTCATGCCATCTTTGAGCGGAGTTACTAGTGCAATATGTGCAGCCTTGTAGAGAGCCAGAAGCTCTTCGTGCGATACAGACCGATGCATGTACTGAATCGGCGTCCACCCCGGTTCCGCCAACTCCCCATTCACACTGGAGACCAACTTCTCCACCTCGGAGTGCAACTCCTGATAGCGCGGGATATTCTCGCGGCTGGGTACCACGACCTGGATCAAGGTGATCTTACGGCGAAACTCAGGCTGATCGCGCAGCAACGCCCGGAAGGCTCGCAACCGCTCCGGAATTCCCTTCGTGTAATCCAGCCTGTCGATTCCAAGCGCGATACAAAGCCCTGGCGACTCGCAGCGAATCTCTGCCGCTCGACTCGACACAGCTTCTGAGGCGGCAACCGATGCAAGCTCATGGAAGTCGATGCTGATCGGCATGACCTGGATCAGGGTCACCCCTCGAGCACTCACCACCTTGCGATGATCGCCCCGGCCATCCAGCTTGATCTCCGGGATAAAAGTGCGCAGGCAGGCGACAAGGTTTCGCTGATCGCGCTCCGTCTGCAATCCAATAAAGTCGTAATCGAGCAGTCCTTGAAGAATCTCTCGCCGCCAGGGGAGCTTTTCAAAGATATCCGGCGGCGGAAAAGGAATATGCAGAAAGAAGGCAATCCGTGAACGCGGACGCTGTGCACGGATGGAGGTAGCAACCTGTAACAGTTGATAGTCCTGCACCCAGACGATGTCCTCTTCACGCGTCACATGAAGAACAGCTTCGGCAAACTTCTGATTCACTCTGCGATAAAAATCCCAATAAATCGGCTTGAAGACGCAATGCGTCTGCAAGTCATGAAATAGCGGCCAAAGGACCTCGTTGGAGAACCCCTCATAGTATTTCGCTTGCTCTTCCTCGCTCAGGAAGAGTGGTTCGTAATGATAATGATGTCCGCAGGTAGCTTCTTTCAACTGTGCGCGAATCTCCGGCGAGTCCTGGGTGCCCGCACTTCCGATCCAGACTCCACCATGCTCTTTCAAAAGAGGCTCCAGGGCGCTTACCAGGCCTCCACTGGAAGGCGTTGCCGTCAGCTTGCCTTGCTCCATAGCAAACGACAATGGAATGCGGTTGGACACGACAACAAGACTCGTAGAGGGGGCCCCCTTCACACCGCTGATGGTCTCCATCTTCGATATTCCCTCCGGGCTTGGTGCTTCCTCTCGGTACGTGGACACAGCGGCCAGCCAGCCATCAAGAAACTCCAGCAGTTCCTGGGGCGGCTTCAGCCAGAGGTTAGCCAACGTGGGCCGAAACTCATTGCGCACCAGGACGCGAAGACCCTGATCGCCCAAGGCGCAAAAGGCATCTTCATCGGTCTGGTCGTCGCCCAGATACGCCGCAAAGGTCCCCTGCGGCTCTTGCTTTAGAATATGCTCGACGGCGGTGGCCTTCGTGCAGCCCTTCCCACGCACCTCAAGTCCCCCATCGAACGGCAGCATCTCAAGCGCCGCCCCCGACGGCTCTATCTGGGCAAAGAGCGTCTCAGCCAACGCCCTGAGATCTCTCGCCTGATCGCTGTCGAGGCCTCGGGTATGCAGTGCCAGGCCGCTAGCCTTGCGTTCAATGGATGAGCCGAACCCTTTTTCACCAATGGACCGATCGAACCAGTCAAGCTCCTCTATCTGCTTCTGGCTGAGAGAGGTCAACTGGTAGCCCCCCTCAGCCGATAGTTGTTCGCGCCCATGGCTTCCCCACATCTCGGCGTGAATGTCTTGCGGAAGAAGCGCCCTCAGCTCCCGCACAGGACGGCCAGTGACGAATACCAGCTTCCCACCGGTCAAACGGCTGAGGCGATGCAGCCGCTCCTCCACCCCGGGATAAAGTTTGCTGCTCATCCGATCCTGAACGAAGGGAGCCAGGGTTCCGTCGTAGTCCAGCATCAACACAGAACGGTTCGCTGCAGCCAGTCTCTTGAAACCTCTCTGTGCAGCCTTCTTCGACCAGGCTCGGTCGTGGGCTTCCCTGCTGGACGGGTCTTTCTGCATTTCAATACCGCTCTTCTCTGCCATAAATGTACCTGCGATATAAGATGCAGACACTAAGCTGATCGCATGGCTCCTCGGCCCGGTGACGCGCATCCAATAGAGCGCGTCTTTGAGATTGAAGATTCGAGAACCTATCATGCCCCCATTTACCTATCGCGAACTTGACCCCACCCCTGAAGCGAAGACACGCTTTACCCAATGGATTCAACAGCTCGACGAGCAGTTCACCCAGCACGCAGGCTATGAGCGGCGTTCGGAGATCGTGCGAGAAGAGCTACGAAAGCTCTTCCTGCCTCAGAATTCTGCGACCGATCCCGCCAATACTCTGGTTGACTTGTCGCTAGACCCTCGCAACATCACACTGGAGCCTGAATACTACGGCGACGTGGACCCGGTTCGATACTCCGAGCGCAAACCGCTCATCTATCTTTGGCAGATGTTCGATCGCTCTCCGCTCGGGCTCAATCATTGGCTTGGCTTTCGTCTCCGCGCCATGCTCGGCCGGCACATCTTCCAGCACATCGGGAACAACGTAAAGATCTTTCACAACGTCGAGTTCACCTTTGGCTATAACCTCACCATCGAAGACAACTGTGTGATTCACAGAAATGTTCTCCTCGACGATCGAGGAGGCATCCTTCTGCGGCGCGGCACAAGCGTCTCGGACTATGCCAATATCTATAGCCATACGCATGATTTAAACGAGCAGGCGAAGGTCACCAACAAGGTCACCGAGCTCGGCCCCAACGCACGCGTCACGTATCACTCTACGGTTCTCGCAGGTGTCCAGATCGGCGAGGATGCCATGCTCGGAGCCATGGGAGTCGCAACCAAAGATGTCGAGCCACACCACGTCAACGTAGGCATTCCAGCGAGGACAGTACGCATTAAAGACCGAGGCTAGTCCCCTAGTTGGCCGATGGCCGTTCTACATGGTCGATGACATAGTCATCCACCGGTCCCTTTTCTGCCTGGAGTTTCAGGCCAAGCTGCTCCCTTACGGCATCGAAGATCGATGGACGATCCCTCAGCTCCGGCGGCAAGTTCTCTTTCGAGACCTCCGGCGGAAGTTCAGGAGCAAAGGACAGCGTAAAGTCGTAGTTCTTGTCGAGCCCGGTCTTGTCGATCACCGGACGCCCATCTCTTTGCAGTTGCTGTCCAAGCCACCAGCAGAGATAGGACATCGGAACCCTGGCTCCAACAAATGCGCTGTCACTGCCCGCATTGATAGGAATCTTGAAGTCCTGTTCACGGTCATCGGCCTTCATCTTCAGGCCAGACTTATCGACAGTCAGCGCATAGACAGGGCCTTCTTTAACCACTTTATGAAACTTCAAATTGAATCTGTCTGCCAGCAGATTTTGAAACATGACATGAAGATCGTCGATACCGTAGGGATGGTCTGTCCTGGCCTCAACATCGTAGCGGTCAGTATTGAGCCAGTCCGGCCCGCCTGAGATCTGCCGCATGGGTACCTTGTACATCAGGCTGATCATGAGCTTGATCGGAATATTCTGAGCTACATATCCACGACCGTCAGGCAGTGGCTTAATACCACCACCCTGTCCGCCAGATTGCGAAGGCCTGATCGAAGCCACCTCGAACGTCAACCTGTTTGGCTTGTCCTGACCCTGCGCGAACAACCCCGTGCTTGCTGCAACCATTACAGCCAGGAGGCACGCTGTGCGCTTGAACATATTCCCCTCATGCCAACGTCTGTAGTTTACGTCGCACCCGTTCCCGCATGGCATAAGGCCTCAACAAATCGTGCCGTAATGGACCGGGGACAGGTAATAGCCGCGCCCACGACAACCGCATGCACACCGGCTTGCAAGGCTCTGCTGACCTCTTCCGGCTGCTTCACATGACCTTCCAGGATGACTGGAATCCTGAGCCTGTTGAGAAGACTGTCCAGCAATGTCCAGGAGATGGTGCGGGCACCTTCCGTATCGGCGGTATATCCATACAAGGTAGAGGCAACAGCGTCCGCTCCGGCGGCCTCAGCGGCGAGAGCATCCTCAAGCGTGGCAATATCCGCGAGGACTGGCCGCCTCAGTTCCTCATGGATACGAGGAATGATCTCTGTCCATGGCTCGGCCTCGGCAAGGCGACGCCTTGTGCAATCCAGCGCAATGATGTCCGCGCCGGCGTCACTGATCTCCTTCGCTGACTTAAAGTTCGGGGTAATGTAAACCCTGCCGTCTCGATCCTGCGTCTTGAGCAGGCCAATGATAGGAAGATCTGTCTTCGTCCGAAAAGAGACTATCCGTTCAGCACCTTCGGCCCTCAACCCTCCGGCGCCGCCTTGCAGAACGGAGAGGGCGATGCGCGTGAGAGTCTCTGTATCGTCCAGTGGATCGCCATGCGGAGCCTGGCACGAAACCACCAGGCTCCCACGTAGAGCTTGCAAAGCACGTTGCTCAGAGGCGACAGGCAATGAGGACACTATAGATATCTCCCGAGGGTCTATTCGACAATTCTATGCTGCGTCACATGAAGCCGTTTCCAGAACCGTGTAGAAGCAGTTTGCCTTTGCTCTTGTTTTTCTGGTTGTCATTCCGAGCGCAGCGAGGAACCTGCTTCCTCCCGTTTTTCGCCAGTATCACCACGAACATGACACGTAACCACAAACCAACCCCATTCAGTTTCTCCCCATACACTTTCTGGGTTGTACGAGCAAAGAACGGGAGGCAGCAGATTCCTCACTTCGCTCGGAATGACAACCAGAAAGGCAAGTACACCGCCCATAAATCACGCGTGCAACGCTCCATATCCGCTAAAAGCTATACCGCAGCCCTGCTTCGACACGACGGCCATTGTCGGCGGCATAAGGTACCCCGAAGAGGGGTGAGCCCAGCACTCCACCAACCTGTGTCACGTTGGTATGGTTCAACAGGTTGGACGAACGGATATTCACCTGCAGGGTCTGCTGGTGCGTCGCCTTTGGGTTGCGTGTCAGCGTAAAGGTACGCTGAATGTTGGCATCGAGATAGATCGTCCACGGCATGACACCCTCATTGCGAGGGAAGACACCTTTACCGCCCGAAGCCACCAGGAGCCCGTAGGGCGTGGCAATAGCGCCCGGAGTTCCGGGAGTAGCATACTGCGGACGGTCGTTGAAGTTACCGTCGCCGTTATTATCGAAGCCCGTGGTGATGTTGTAGTGCCCATCGCCACCACCATGGAAATCAGTGCTGAGTTCAATCTTTTTGGGCAGAGTGAAGGTGCCGTTCCCAAAGATGTTCCAGACAGATTGATTGGTGCGGTGGGCGAATTCACCGGCATCGGACACAGAACTCTGCGGCGAAGAAAGCTCGCTGTCATCCGTATCGTCTACTAGATTGACGCGCACGCCGCCAAAGAAGAACTGCACGTGCTTGAGCGAGTGCTGCTCAATGCCGGCGAAGACAGCATTGACTCTTCCCTGTCCGCTGGCCTGCATCTGCAGGATGTTGAGATTCGCCGGGCCGGGCCTCGGTCCCGTGGGTATGTCGTTCACGGGGGAGTTGATGTTCTCCGTGCGGGTGTAGTTCCAGATGCGCCCAACGTAATAGTCAGCCGAGAAATTCCAGCCATGGGGAAAGGTGCGTGTGCCTCCCACATTCTCCGCTATCCATGTGAGGTTGCCCAGGTGAGGGGAAAACTGGCGGAGGCTATGGATCGGCGTCGCGCCCAAAAAGGGATTGCCGTAGACCGGGTTATAAATCGTGCTGGTCACACGTGTAGTGCCGTTTTCGCGGAGGATCTCCGCGTTGTCCGTTTCACCAAAGCGGCCGGAGAACATGCCTGAGTGTGCGTGGAGTGTCCATGTGCCCTTCTTCGTTGGCGACCAAAGGATGCCGAGACGCGGCACGATGGAATCCAGGATGGTGGGATCGGTCTGCACGAAGTAGCGCACCCCATAGGCGACGTGCACGTTATGGCCTACGTTCCAATCGTCCTGCACAAAGAGCGCATTCTGCACCTGAGTGAAATCGACGTTAGGGGTTCCCGCAACGTTGCTGAACGCTGTAGCCGAGCCTCCGGCCAGTCCGAGTTGCACGCGCCGGTACTGCTCTACACCGGTAATGGTCTCGGTTTGCCCCGGAATCGGATTATTGTTCGCATCGAGTACCGGTGCGGTTCCGCCACCGAAGGTATAGGTGCCGTTGAAGTTCGTCGTGAGCTGCTGGTGCTCGTCGTACACCATCATCTGCGTACCGAACTTGAAGGTATGGTTCTTGGTTGTAACGATCGCGTCGTCATCCACCTCGATGTTCAGTTCGCGCAACCGCTGTGCGCCAAGCGTAGCGCCACCGCCGGTGAAGGCGCCGGCGACCTGGACCTGGGGTGCAGTAGAGACTGGCGTATCCGTCTCTCCATCCCAGCGCAGGCTGAGACGAGCCTCATGCATGAAGTGGGGCGATGCCGTGGTGATATCGCTCACACGGAACATATGCTCATACTGCTCACTGTTATAGCCGGTCTCCGCCAGAGCGGTGCCTCCCACTCCAACGTTCTGCAGGTTGTTTACATTGGCGCTATAGCTGGTAATGAATGTGTTCTTCGGTCCCAGTTGCCAGTCCACCCGCGCGGTTCCCAACCACAAGCGTTGTGGAGTCGCGACGTTCGATATGGAGCTTGAAGTATTGCCTGCACTGTCGATCGTAATGGCATTCACAACCGCGAAGTTGTCGATGCTGCGATGCTCCAGGGTAAGCGCGAAGTCGCTGCCGGCCTTGCGTATCGGACCTGTCAACTCAAAGCCATAACGCTGCTTGCCGATGGCGGCCTTGCTTGTCGAGAATGGGTCGCGCGCATTCTCCCAGGGGCTGCCGTTCGTAGCAAAGAGCGCGCCGTGAAAGGCGCTCTGTCCGGGCTTTGTATAGACTTCGATGCGACCGCCATCAAATGGAGGCTCGCGATATTCAGCGGAAAACTGATCAGGATTGACCTTGATATAAGCAATGGAACCCTTGGGCGGCAAGCTGCTGGAGCCCTGGAAGCCATCGACCGAGATGGTGGCGTTCGATGGATTGCCGCCCAGCGCGGCGGAAAACTGCTGCAGCTCGCGCTTCAAATCGTCGGGATCGTCGGCCAGGGATTGCAGGCGGGAACCGGAGATCGTCTGCGTGGGACCACTGGCAGCCGCGCTGCTGCCAGGACCGGCATCTGCGCTTACGTTCACGTCTGTTTCAACAGCCTCCGGGTGGAGCACAAGAGACAGTTGCGACGCGTGCGGCGAAGTGAAAGAAAGATCATGCTTGGCAAATCCCTGCGCCATTACAGTCAAATGATGGGAACCGTCGCTGATGCATGAAAAGTGGAAACTGCCATCGGAACCGCTCGTTTCGTCATGGGCCCCGTCCAGCGAAAGCGTTGCGTTGGGAATGAGCGCAAGCGTGGTGTCACGTACGGTACCGGCGAGTGTTGTTCCGTGGCAGGCCGCCGTCTCTGCGAAGGCGTGCGGGAGCGCGAACGCCGCAAGGCTTGCGGCGAAGAGAAGTGTCTTCATGAGCCCTCTTATTCTGTGACAAACGTGCTGGTCACGGCGCCGGTGGCGCCTTGCGTCGATCTGCCGTTGTCTGAAGAATCTCTACGCTGGAAGGTATGTCGAAGTTCCCTTACCCCAGTGGAAATGTTCCGTTACCAATTTCTGTAGCCTGGTTGCCTCCAAGCCCTGAAGGGCGACCTCATACCAGCCCAGGGCGAAGCCCTGGGTCAGGAGGCGACAAAATGCAGAGCGCTGTAAGCGCGATTCATAGATATCACCACTGCCCTATAGGTTCCACATGCAATCCCGCTACAAGTCAGAATTGCACTTCTCAAGAAGCTCCTTCAGGCTCTTCTCCGCGTGCTGTTTTGCAGATGGCTCCATCTGCTCCGTGATCGCAAGAGCCTTTCGATACTCAATCGCAGCCTCCTGCTTCCGGTTAAGAGCAAGCAGCGTGTTGCCCAGCACAAGGTGAGCATCGAGCCCTTCGGGAGCGAGACGGACAGCCTGCGATGCCGCAATCAATGCGGCCTGGGGATCCGGTTTGAGATGGGAGCTGGGATCTCCGTTGAGCAGTTTGCGAGCGCGGACCTCATACATCATGGACGATGCGAGCGGCAGCTCGAAGTCGCCGTGATAGACCTCAACACCGTTCATGATGATGTCGTCGGGCTTCCGGTGAAAGAGAGAATCGTAGGGATTGCGCACAGAGCTTCCGAGCTCATAGCCACTTAGAACAGAGTCGCTGATCAGGATCGTGCCATGGATGACTGGTGGAACTTCGAGGTCGACCATGCCACGAGATTCGAGCGTGGGGAGCAACTTGCAAGGGATGCCATAGTCGGCAGGCAGGACAAAGGGCTCGACGAAGTAGGCGAAGTAACAATCATGGATGTTGTGCTGGTCCAGGTAGGCCTTCGTCCATTTGAGGTTCTGCCCCCACTCCACCGCGGCATCGCTGAGGTAGAGGCGG encodes:
- a CDS encoding glycerol-3-phosphate dehydrogenase/oxidase, producing MKREEMIARVRERSEPWDVIVIGGGATGAGVAVDAATRGFSVLLLEREDFAKGTSSRSTKLVHGGVRYLEQGNVSLVMEALKERGILRQNAPHLVHDVQFVVPNYSWWEAPFYGIGLKIYDLLAGKYGFGKSELLSREETLERLPTLRQDGLRGGVIYHDGQFDDSRLLIHLIATAVDHGAVALNYAPVIELQKDADGFVDGVIAVDSETSERFTLQARVVVNATGIFTDEIRRMADKQADTMVAPSQGIHLVLDRSFLRGNTAVMVPHTSDGRVLFAIPWHEHTVVGTTDTPIEHASYEPLPFEQEIEFVLETASEYLSRPPKREDVLSIYVGIRPLVKAGGEAGKTSALSRDHTIHIDQSGLLTIVGGKWTTYRHMAEDTVNHAITLGKLADSPCVTHDLHIHGYAENIDPHEGLAVYGSDAEHIRQLAKERPELAKQLHPDLPYIAAEVVWAARTEMARSVEDVLARRTRALFLNAHAAIAMAPDVASLLAAEFGKDKAWAEAEVKSFNQLAKQYTLQKTEV
- a CDS encoding N-acetylmannosamine-6-phosphate 2-epimerase, whose protein sequence is MSSLPVASEQRALQALRGSLVVSCQAPHGDPLDDTETLTRIALSVLQGGAGGLRAEGAERIVSFRTKTDLPIIGLLKTQDRDGRVYITPNFKSAKEISDAGADIIALDCTRRRLAEAEPWTEIIPRIHEELRRPVLADIATLEDALAAEAAGADAVASTLYGYTADTEGARTISWTLLDSLLNRLRIPVILEGHVKQPEEVSRALQAGVHAVVVGAAITCPRSITARFVEALCHAGTGAT
- a CDS encoding MIP/aquaporin family protein, whose product is MRSPMLGEFMGTLMMILLGDGVVAGVLLKRSKAENSGWMVITTAWGFAVLCGIFTAILFGSNDAHLNPAITLAFAVETNNYSKLLPYAVAQIAGGFCGGVLVWLFYLPHWKITEDAEAKRGVFCTAPAIRNYPANLISEIIATFVLVIVAGSMSSKLVLSSGAAAGLSPYLISCLVWGIGLSLGGTTGYAINPARDFGPRLAHAALPIAGKTHSDWAYSWVPIIGPVLGASAAGIVLHLIGA
- the otsB gene encoding trehalose-phosphatase, translated to MIGSRIFNLKDALYWMRVTGPRSHAISLVSASYIAGTFMAEKSGIEMQKDPSSREAHDRAWSKKAAQRGFKRLAAANRSVLMLDYDGTLAPFVQDRMSSKLYPGVEERLHRLSRLTGGKLVFVTGRPVRELRALLPQDIHAEMWGSHGREQLSAEGGYQLTSLSQKQIEELDWFDRSIGEKGFGSSIERKASGLALHTRGLDSDQARDLRALAETLFAQIEPSGAALEMLPFDGGLEVRGKGCTKATAVEHILKQEPQGTFAAYLGDDQTDEDAFCALGDQGLRVLVRNEFRPTLANLWLKPPQELLEFLDGWLAAVSTYREEAPSPEGISKMETISGVKGAPSTSLVVVSNRIPLSFAMEQGKLTATPSSGGLVSALEPLLKEHGGVWIGSAGTQDSPEIRAQLKEATCGHHYHYEPLFLSEEEQAKYYEGFSNEVLWPLFHDLQTHCVFKPIYWDFYRRVNQKFAEAVLHVTREEDIVWVQDYQLLQVATSIRAQRPRSRIAFFLHIPFPPPDIFEKLPWRREILQGLLDYDFIGLQTERDQRNLVACLRTFIPEIKLDGRGDHRKVVSARGVTLIQVMPISIDFHELASVAASEAVSSRAAEIRCESPGLCIALGIDRLDYTKGIPERLRAFRALLRDQPEFRRKITLIQVVVPSRENIPRYQELHSEVEKLVSSVNGELAEPGWTPIQYMHRSVSHEELLALYKAAHIALVTPLKDGMNLVAKEYCAAHVEDDGVLILSEFAGAAPELKTGAILVNPYDEVGVANALKQAIEMPVKEQRRRMLRLRHQIQSADIHHWRDLFFASLKRVE
- a CDS encoding TIGR03435 family protein, with protein sequence MFKRTACLLAVMVAASTGLFAQGQDKPNRLTFEVASIRPSQSGGQGGGIKPLPDGRGYVAQNIPIKLMISLMYKVPMRQISGGPDWLNTDRYDVEARTDHPYGIDDLHVMFQNLLADRFNLKFHKVVKEGPVYALTVDKSGLKMKADDREQDFKIPINAGSDSAFVGARVPMSYLCWWLGQQLQRDGRPVIDKTGLDKNYDFTLSFAPELPPEVSKENLPPELRDRPSIFDAVREQLGLKLQAEKGPVDDYVIDHVERPSAN
- the glpK gene encoding glycerol kinase GlpK, yielding MKHVLALDQGTTSSRAILFGHDGNIVGIAQHEFKQIYPDVGWVEHDPFDILTSQLTSAVEVLGKARVRPRDVVALGITNQRETTIVWDRETGKPVYNAIVWQDRRGAPLCKKLADDGAEETIRKKTGLLIDPYFSATKIAWILDNVQGARDRANQGKLAFGTVDAWLIWNLTSGKRHLTDRTNASRTMLYNIVEDRWDQELLKLLNIPESMMPEVGWSSEAVGHVTTSLGLGDVEIAGIAGDQQSALFGQLCVSPGDAKNTYGTGCFLLQHIGDKFTLSNERLITTLACSPSKKLEYAMEGSIFVGGAVVQWMRDNMHFFSKSSDVERAAASVKDADKVVFVPAFTGLGAPHWDPYASGMIIGLQRSTEIGHIARAALESIAFQVADVIHAMDKDTKQPFRELRVDGGAAANDILMQFQSDLLQLPIRRPAVLETTASGAAYLAGLAVNFWGSTDEIAKLRGPDTMFEPKADRKEMDARQAKWQDAVKRAGGWNKETA
- a CDS encoding acyltransferase, translating into MPPFTYRELDPTPEAKTRFTQWIQQLDEQFTQHAGYERRSEIVREELRKLFLPQNSATDPANTLVDLSLDPRNITLEPEYYGDVDPVRYSERKPLIYLWQMFDRSPLGLNHWLGFRLRAMLGRHIFQHIGNNVKIFHNVEFTFGYNLTIEDNCVIHRNVLLDDRGGILLRRGTSVSDYANIYSHTHDLNEQAKVTNKVTELGPNARVTYHSTVLAGVQIGEDAMLGAMGVATKDVEPHHVNVGIPARTVRIKDRG